From the genome of Acipenser ruthenus chromosome 14, fAciRut3.2 maternal haplotype, whole genome shotgun sequence, one region includes:
- the dyrk2 gene encoding dual specificity tyrosine-phosphorylation-regulated kinase 2 isoform X2, with product MNDHLHISTHQQIHVQQLFEENSNKRTVLTAQPNGLSPVGKAGLLSVQDRQLDSAHRRQGSSSSLKSSDGSGRTKASPMAPEQAMKQYMPKLTVFEHHEIFNYPEIYFLGPNAKKRPGVIGGSNNGGYDDDQGSYIHVPHDHLAYRYEVLKVIGKGSFGQVVKAYDHKAHQHVALKMVRNEKRFHRQAAEEIRILEHLRKQDKDGSMNVIHMLEHFTFRSHICMTFELLSMNLYELIKKNKFQGFSLPLVRKFAHSILQCLDALHKNKIIHCDLKPENILLKQQGRSGIKVIDFGSSCYEHQRVYTYIQSRFYRAPEVILGSRYGMPIDMWSLGCILAELLTGYPLLPGEDEGDQLACMIELLGMPTQKLLDSSKRAKNFVSSKGYPRYCTVTSLPDGSTVLNGGRSRRGKLRGPPGSKECVTALKGCDDPLFLDFLKQCLEWDPSLRMTPSQALRHPWLRRRLPKPPTGEKSATKRVTESTGAITSISKLPPTSGSASSKLRTNLAQITDANGNIQQRTVLPKLVS from the coding sequence ATGAACGACCACCTGCACATCAGTACCCACCAGCAGATCCATGTCCAGCAACTTTTTGAGGAAAACAGCAACAAGCGGACGGTTTTAACAGCCCAGCCCAACGGCCTCAGTCCGGTGGGCAAAGCCGGCTTGCTGTCAGTGCAGGACAGGCAGTTGGACAGTGCCCACCGCCGCCAGGGCAGCTCCAGCTCCCTCAAGTCCTCCGACGGGTCAGGGAGGACGAAAGCCTCGCCCATGGCACCCGAACAGGCCATGAAGCAATACATGCCCAAGCTGACAGTGTTCGAGCACCATGAGATCTTCAACTACCCCGAGATCTACTTTTTGGGTCCAAACGCCAAGAAGAGGCCGGGTGTGATCGGGGGTTCCAACAATGGTGGCTACGACGATGACCAGGGCTCCTACATCCACGTGCCCCACGACCACCTCGCGTACCGCTACGAGGTGCTCAAGGTCATTGGCAAGGGCAGCTTCGGCCAGGTGGTGAAGGCCTACGACCACAAGGCGCACCAGCACGTGGCCCTCAAGATGGTGCGCAACGAGAAGCGCTTCCACAGACAGGCGGCGGAGGAGATCCGCATCCTGGAGCACCTGCGCAAGCAGGACAAGGACGGATCCATGAACGTCATCCACATGCTGGAGCACTTCACATTCCGCAGCCACATCTGCATGACCTTCGAGCTGCTGAGCATGAACCTGTACGAGCTCATCAAGAAGAACAAGTTCCAGGGCTTCAGCCTGCCGCTGGTGCGCAAGTTCGCCCACTCTATCCTGCAGTGCCTGGATGCCctgcacaaaaacaaaatcatcCACTGTGACTTGAAACCCGAGAACATCCTGCTGAAGCAGCAGGGCAGGAGTGGGATCAAGGTGATCGACTTCGGCTCCAGCTGCTACGAGCACCAGCGGGTCTACACCTACATACAGTCTCGCTTTTACCGGGCACCGGAAGTGATCCTCGGCTCCAGGTACGGCATGCCCATCGACATGTGGAGCCTGGGCTGTATACTGGCAGAGCTGCTGACGGGTTACCCTCTCTTACCGGGAGAAGATGAAGGGGACCAACTGGCATGCATGATAGAACTGCTCGGTATGCCAACACAGAAGCTTCTAGATTCATCCAAAAGAGCCAAAAATTTTGTCAGCTCCAAGGGTTACCCCCGGTACTGCACTGTCACGAGCTTGCCGGATGGCTCCACGGTTCTGAACGGTGGGCGCTCGCGCAGGGGGAAACTCAGGGGCCCGCCAGGGAGCAAGGAGTGTGTGACGGCTCTGAAGGGCTGCGACGACCCCCTGTTCCTGGACTTTCTGAAACAGTGTTTGGAATGGGATCCCTCTCTCCGCATGACACCCAGCCAGGCCTTAAGACACCCTTGGCTGAGGAGACGCTTGCCAAAACCCCCGACCGGGGAGAAGAGCGCCACCAAGCGGGTCACGGAGAGCACTGGTGCTATTACATCCATTTCCAAATTACCTCCAACTTCAGGATCCGCCTCCTCTAAGTTAAGGACTAATTTGGCACAAATCACCGATGCCAATGGGAATATCCAACAGAGGACAGTGTTGCCAAAGTTAGTCAGCTGA
- the dyrk2 gene encoding dual specificity tyrosine-phosphorylation-regulated kinase 2 isoform X1: protein MLTKKPCAAVYPTVAAGKGGEGVCQLQSSPGISAGGLRTGAGTDPPSSVALPPLRNTCTLSVGGNKHTMNDHLHISTHQQIHVQQLFEENSNKRTVLTAQPNGLSPVGKAGLLSVQDRQLDSAHRRQGSSSSLKSSDGSGRTKASPMAPEQAMKQYMPKLTVFEHHEIFNYPEIYFLGPNAKKRPGVIGGSNNGGYDDDQGSYIHVPHDHLAYRYEVLKVIGKGSFGQVVKAYDHKAHQHVALKMVRNEKRFHRQAAEEIRILEHLRKQDKDGSMNVIHMLEHFTFRSHICMTFELLSMNLYELIKKNKFQGFSLPLVRKFAHSILQCLDALHKNKIIHCDLKPENILLKQQGRSGIKVIDFGSSCYEHQRVYTYIQSRFYRAPEVILGSRYGMPIDMWSLGCILAELLTGYPLLPGEDEGDQLACMIELLGMPTQKLLDSSKRAKNFVSSKGYPRYCTVTSLPDGSTVLNGGRSRRGKLRGPPGSKECVTALKGCDDPLFLDFLKQCLEWDPSLRMTPSQALRHPWLRRRLPKPPTGEKSATKRVTESTGAITSISKLPPTSGSASSKLRTNLAQITDANGNIQQRTVLPKLVS from the exons ATGTTAACCAAGAAACCCTGCGCTGCCGTCTACCCGACTG TCGCCGCAGGCAAAGGGGGTGAGGGCGTTTGCCAGTTGCAGTCTTCCCCCGGGATCAGTGCAGGGGGTCTACGGACTGGAGCAGGGACCGACCCGCCGTCGTCCGTCGCGTTACCGCCTCTCCGGAACACCTGCACGCTCTCG GTCGGAGGCAATAAGCACACAATGAACGACCACCTGCACATCAGTACCCACCAGCAGATCCATGTCCAGCAACTTTTTGAGGAAAACAGCAACAAGCGGACGGTTTTAACAGCCCAGCCCAACGGCCTCAGTCCGGTGGGCAAAGCCGGCTTGCTGTCAGTGCAGGACAGGCAGTTGGACAGTGCCCACCGCCGCCAGGGCAGCTCCAGCTCCCTCAAGTCCTCCGACGGGTCAGGGAGGACGAAAGCCTCGCCCATGGCACCCGAACAGGCCATGAAGCAATACATGCCCAAGCTGACAGTGTTCGAGCACCATGAGATCTTCAACTACCCCGAGATCTACTTTTTGGGTCCAAACGCCAAGAAGAGGCCGGGTGTGATCGGGGGTTCCAACAATGGTGGCTACGACGATGACCAGGGCTCCTACATCCACGTGCCCCACGACCACCTCGCGTACCGCTACGAGGTGCTCAAGGTCATTGGCAAGGGCAGCTTCGGCCAGGTGGTGAAGGCCTACGACCACAAGGCGCACCAGCACGTGGCCCTCAAGATGGTGCGCAACGAGAAGCGCTTCCACAGACAGGCGGCGGAGGAGATCCGCATCCTGGAGCACCTGCGCAAGCAGGACAAGGACGGATCCATGAACGTCATCCACATGCTGGAGCACTTCACATTCCGCAGCCACATCTGCATGACCTTCGAGCTGCTGAGCATGAACCTGTACGAGCTCATCAAGAAGAACAAGTTCCAGGGCTTCAGCCTGCCGCTGGTGCGCAAGTTCGCCCACTCTATCCTGCAGTGCCTGGATGCCctgcacaaaaacaaaatcatcCACTGTGACTTGAAACCCGAGAACATCCTGCTGAAGCAGCAGGGCAGGAGTGGGATCAAGGTGATCGACTTCGGCTCCAGCTGCTACGAGCACCAGCGGGTCTACACCTACATACAGTCTCGCTTTTACCGGGCACCGGAAGTGATCCTCGGCTCCAGGTACGGCATGCCCATCGACATGTGGAGCCTGGGCTGTATACTGGCAGAGCTGCTGACGGGTTACCCTCTCTTACCGGGAGAAGATGAAGGGGACCAACTGGCATGCATGATAGAACTGCTCGGTATGCCAACACAGAAGCTTCTAGATTCATCCAAAAGAGCCAAAAATTTTGTCAGCTCCAAGGGTTACCCCCGGTACTGCACTGTCACGAGCTTGCCGGATGGCTCCACGGTTCTGAACGGTGGGCGCTCGCGCAGGGGGAAACTCAGGGGCCCGCCAGGGAGCAAGGAGTGTGTGACGGCTCTGAAGGGCTGCGACGACCCCCTGTTCCTGGACTTTCTGAAACAGTGTTTGGAATGGGATCCCTCTCTCCGCATGACACCCAGCCAGGCCTTAAGACACCCTTGGCTGAGGAGACGCTTGCCAAAACCCCCGACCGGGGAGAAGAGCGCCACCAAGCGGGTCACGGAGAGCACTGGTGCTATTACATCCATTTCCAAATTACCTCCAACTTCAGGATCCGCCTCCTCTAAGTTAAGGACTAATTTGGCACAAATCACCGATGCCAATGGGAATATCCAACAGAGGACAGTGTTGCCAAAGTTAGTCAGCTGA